One Paenibacillus crassostreae DNA segment encodes these proteins:
- a CDS encoding DUF6148 family protein — protein MSITLETANEHLNAWLAAELAVTTGQSYKIGSRELTRANLMQIRERINFWRKEADTLGKKQNGSKLPSRVRRYVPID, from the coding sequence ATGTCGATAACACTTGAAACAGCAAATGAGCATCTTAATGCGTGGCTAGCAGCCGAATTAGCTGTGACTACTGGACAAAGTTATAAGATAGGTAGTCGCGAGTTAACTAGAGCTAACCTTATGCAAATTCGTGAACGAATAAACTTCTGGAGAAAAGAAGCGGATACCCTCGGTAAGAAACAAAACGGTTCTAAACTACCTAGTAGGGTCCGTCGGTATGTTCCTATCGATTAA
- a CDS encoding phage portal protein, with protein sequence MTEITRQRAVREVFNQGYGDHGASRRKKSLVSWNPVAGDAEEDIQDNLEALRPRARDLFMGGSLANGSIKTLRTNIIGTGLRLKPNFDADFLRLSEEEAGNLKRQIEREFALWADSKDCDATGLHNFYELQQLAFLSWMMSGDTFALLPLLPRKHATYDLRIRLLEADRCSSPTTKSASMNNKLSSGVEVDEDGMIVSYWFSNKHPGSSIATAMDWQKVDVVGVESGRRNVLHLMEAERPEQRRGVPILAPVIESLKQLERYTEAELMAAVISGMFTVFIESESEDPDEFGLGSSTNLEDNPTGEPVPQIDEGDLQLGNGAVQFLRPGEKANIANPGRPNALFDPFVTSILRQVGASLEIPYELLLKHFTASYSASRAAMLEAWKMFRMRRSWMAADFCQPIYEEWFAEAVIKGRINAPGVFDDPLLFKSYTRADWHGPSQGQLDPVKEANAAVIRVTNGYSTNQREAAELTGTEYESNIRQLAYEKRIREQYGLVEGGGQLDNEDDSDDDE encoded by the coding sequence ATGACAGAAATAACTCGGCAACGCGCTGTAAGAGAAGTATTTAACCAAGGATACGGCGACCATGGAGCGAGTCGAAGAAAGAAATCTCTAGTTTCATGGAATCCAGTAGCAGGGGATGCAGAAGAGGACATCCAGGATAACCTTGAAGCACTAAGACCAAGAGCAAGAGATCTGTTTATGGGCGGTTCACTCGCGAATGGGTCTATTAAAACATTACGAACTAATATAATCGGCACAGGGTTAAGACTTAAACCTAACTTTGATGCCGATTTTTTGCGCCTATCAGAAGAAGAAGCGGGTAATTTGAAGCGACAGATCGAGCGGGAATTTGCTCTTTGGGCTGATTCTAAAGACTGCGATGCGACTGGACTTCATAATTTCTACGAACTTCAACAACTTGCTTTCCTTTCGTGGATGATGAGCGGTGATACTTTTGCTTTGCTCCCATTGTTGCCACGTAAACATGCTACTTATGATTTGCGCATTCGACTGCTCGAAGCGGATCGGTGCAGCTCGCCAACTACAAAGAGCGCTTCGATGAATAACAAGCTGAGTAGTGGTGTTGAGGTGGATGAAGATGGCATGATCGTTTCATACTGGTTTTCTAATAAGCACCCAGGTTCATCAATTGCAACAGCGATGGATTGGCAAAAAGTTGATGTAGTTGGAGTTGAGAGTGGGCGCAGAAACGTTCTTCATCTCATGGAAGCTGAACGACCTGAACAACGTCGAGGTGTACCGATACTCGCACCGGTGATCGAGTCCTTGAAGCAATTGGAGAGGTACACTGAAGCGGAGTTAATGGCAGCTGTAATCAGTGGAATGTTCACGGTGTTTATTGAATCAGAGAGTGAGGACCCAGATGAGTTTGGACTTGGATCATCAACCAACTTGGAAGATAACCCAACGGGTGAACCGGTACCACAAATTGATGAAGGCGACTTACAACTAGGCAACGGAGCTGTTCAATTCCTTCGGCCGGGCGAAAAGGCTAATATAGCTAACCCTGGACGACCGAATGCATTATTCGATCCGTTCGTCACATCTATCTTACGCCAAGTAGGGGCGTCGCTAGAGATTCCATATGAACTGTTGTTGAAACACTTTACAGCATCTTATTCAGCATCTAGAGCGGCCATGCTGGAAGCTTGGAAGATGTTTAGGATGCGTCGATCTTGGATGGCCGCTGATTTTTGCCAACCTATCTATGAAGAGTGGTTCGCTGAAGCTGTGATAAAAGGTCGAATCAATGCACCTGGTGTCTTTGATGATCCATTATTATTCAAATCATACACTCGTGCAGATTGGCATGGACCATCACAAGGCCAACTAGATCCTGTCAAAGAAGCGAACGCTGCTGTTATTAGAGTCACTAACGGATACAGCACCAACCAGCGTGAAGCGGCTGAATTGACTGGTACCGAGTACGAAAGTAACATCCGCCAACTTGCATATGAGAAGAGAATACGCGAGCAATACGGACTCGTGGAAGGGGGTGGACAACTAGATAATGAAGATGATAGTGACGACGATGAATGA